Below is a window of Camelina sativa cultivar DH55 chromosome 11, Cs, whole genome shotgun sequence DNA.
aagaaaactaggcaaagattcaaagtcatattaataaaaaagagaccaaaatgattctgaaaacgaatgagcagaaaccttgatttatcaagcattaaaattaaaaattttatgtattttattatggttcgttattttaaagaatttcaacttttaataactttaaaaattcaactagATTAGGACGGGTTATATGGCTagacatgtttgagtagatattaatagaaacttaaaatgtcattaattcggtgctacatggataaaatatcatctcattattttgttaacaatatgaatattagattaatagacgtatctaattaaattgattaattaatactgtaacaaaataattaatatgcggtatagtgtaggttaagtcatataattaacaatcaaaatataatgtataattttaaaaactaaacaaatcaaataaaattaacaaacaaaaattaatatttttatcaaataacttaaactgcagtgtaccgcgggtcaaaatttagatctactagaatagatcttataaaatagatgttattttcataaattatattcaacatatgatttcatggcatagtatttgagcaaaaaaaaaattaaaaacaaataaaacaatcacatatataataatttaaataaaaattacaaaataaataaaataaatgttaaccGTGCTCTAACACGAGTCCAATTCTAGTATTTATCTATAGAATTATGATACAATTTGGTTCGTTCCTGCAGCTAAATCAACCATATCCCACCACACATATCCATCTAGAACCTTTATTTGAAAACAGAATAGAttcaaaactataaacactATGAATTTTTTTGAGACTGGAAGAGTTATATCATAAATGATTGGATATCCGATAATATCACATCAATAGAATAAATTCCATTAAGCataattaaagttttctttaattatatttgcTATTATTAACCNNNNNNNNNNNNNNNNNNNNNNNNNNNNNNNNNNNNNNNNNNNNNNNNNNNNNNNNNNNNNNNNNNNNNNNNNNNNNNNNNNNNNNNNNNNNNNNNNNNNNNNNNNNNNNNNNNNNNNNNNNNNNNNNNNNNNNNNNNNNNNNNNNNNNNNNNNNNNNNNNNNNNNNNNNNNNNNNNNNNNNNNNNNNNNNNNNNNNNNNNNNNNNNNNNNNNNNNNNNNNNNNNNNNNNNNNNNNNNNNNNNNNNNNNNNNNNNNNNNNNNNNNNNNNNNNNNNNNNNNNNNNNNNNNNNNNNNNNNNNNNNNNNNNNNNNNNNNNNNNNNNNNNNNNNNNNNNNNNNNNNNNNNNNNNNNNNNNNNNNNNNNNNNNNNNNNNNNNNNNNNNNNNNNNNNNNNNNNNNNNNNNNNNNNNNNNNNNNNNNNNNNNNNNNNNNNNNNNNNNNNNNNNNNNNNNNNNNNNNNNNNNNNNNNNNNNNNNNNNNNNNNNNNNNNNNNNNNNNNNNNNNNNNNNNNNNNNNNNNNNNNNNNNNNNNNNNNNNNNNNNNNNNNNNNNNNNNNNNNNNNNNNNNNNNNNNNNNNNNNNNNNNNNNNNNNNNNNNNNNNNNNNNNNNNNNNNNNNNNNNNNNNNNNNNNNNNNNNNNatttaatttttataactgtttaagatattaataatatttaaactttataagaagttcaaatattataagtagttcaatttctaaaaaaaaaactttattaaaacattttaaattttaaaaatatacttagatttttatgaagttttttctacagtacaacaaattaaaatatcacacgacGGGTTATATGGCTagacatgtttgagtagatattaatagaaacttaaaatgtcattaattcggtgctacatggataaaatatcatctcattattttgttaacaatatgaatattagattaatagacgtatctaattaaattgattaattaatactgtaacaaaataattaatatgcggtatagtgtaggttaagtcatataattaacaatcaaaatataatgtataattttaaaaactaaacaaatcaaataaaattaacaaacaaaaattaatatttttatcaaataacttaaactgcagtgtaccgcgggtcaaaatttagatctactagaatagatcttataaaatagatgttattttcataaattatattcaacatatgatttcatggcatagtatttgagcaaaaaaaaaattaaaaacaaataaaacaatcacatatataataatttaaataaaaattacaaaataaataaaataaatgttaaccGTGCTCTAACACGAGTCCAATTCTAGTATTTATCTATAGAATTATGATACAATTTGGTTCGTTCCTGCAGCTAAATCAACCATATCCCACCACACATATCCATCTAGAACCTTTATTTGAAAACAGAATAGAttcaaaactataaacactATGAATTTTTTTGAGACTGGAAGAGTTATATCATAAATGATTGGATATCCGATAATATCACATCAATAGAATAAATTCCATTAAGCataattaaagttttctttaattatatttgcTATTATTAACCAAATGTCGGCAATGAAAATACTATATTTACCAAATGATCATTTCGGCACAATTGAACAAATTAATTATGGAATAAATTCTTAGATTCAAGAAagagtttattaattatcaagaAGTAGGGAGACAATATGGGGACAGGCATCCAATAGAGATTTTCCCAAGCACCAATAACTCGGTGACGACAAATTGacaaataacaaaaccaatattgACAATATTTGACATGACTAAatgcattttctatttttttttgttaatatatatcaatatagccctatatgagaaatatattagttatattacTACTAATGTAACCTAACGTAAACATATACCCTAGCTTTACTAGCAATCGTTAAAGTCACAAACGATCGAGCGAAAGAGAGAATCGAGTAAGGTAAGATTTAGTTTGTCCTTCCTTGTGTTACAATAATTGAGTAagttcaatgattttttttccatgaGATTACTTGTTACTCTCaccaaaatcttataaattgaGTAGttgctttttgtttggttcgaGCAAGTTCTAGAGAGgtctgttttattttcttcgaATCCATCATCATACGATGAATTTTTTTTCGtatttgaaatacatttttttgttgctcGCTATTGTTCGTTGTCCAATCAAGTATACGCCTTTGTGTTATTTCATTTGTCTAATCCATTACCACATGGGCCATATTTTTCCAGGAATCTTTTGTTCGTTTGTAATTATTGCGGCAAGAAGATAGTTCATTTACTGGACAATGGTCTGATAAATCTGATGTGTCTCACACCAGATGATGAATATTTTACAATCAGAAGAAGTGAACCAGGCCGGttacaagagaaagagaagctacCGCTTGTGAACAGGCAATGTTGTTAGTTTGCAACTCCaagtcttttttgttgtttgctaaGAACTCCATAAATCTTCGGCGTAGCAAACTAATTATATATCCAAGAAACTTAAGAGCAACCTTAGAAATGTCCTGACGAAATGGGTTGAAGAACATGCTTCATCTGCTGACCTCCTTGGTCTCGTCAAACCattgttttgaaaattacaTCATTACATTTATGAGTAgcatattttgattttgtagacCGGGTGGAAATATGTGTTGTTTTACGGACaaacttacataacaaaatattaatatgatttatataattagACAAAAAGTAAAAGTTAGATTCGTTAACTACTTTCAGTCACGTACTTGTCCTCGTAAAATGGTTGTATTTTTGTTGGGTTTAACATGCTCTAAgccaacaaaatattttgatatatagttcGGCCTGATATGCGTATTATGTTAGTAAAACAATAATGGGCTCCTTTTTCTAGAAGCCCAATTCGTTTTCTTGTTGAGTTTTGGCGCCATTTAAGACCGGAAAAAATTCCGTCAGTTTTACGAGCAAGAAGACTGCAGGATTGTCAAGACTTTGAGCTTTCAAAattcatcaaattcaaattcaaaatatgAACCAAACCAGAACACAGAATCAAAAGAAACTCTCAGACATATCAACAACAGAGAGACTGAGATAGAGAGTCAGGGCATTGCATTTCTTATTATAACTCAACAAAATACGCTGAAACAATCTGTTTTCGTGTTGTATGCCTAAAGCATGAAACTTTTTCCAAAAGATaaaatgatgaaacaaaagCCCTACACAAACATTGGAAACACTGAATTCAGAATAAAACACAAGACAGAAGAGTGAATGAGAGAGAATAGTAATAACCTCAAGGGACCATTGCACTAATGGCTCTTCCTTGCAAGCTTTGTCCATTCAGTGTGGTACGCACCAGGACGATCAGTTCTCTCATATGTATGAGCTCCAAAGAGATCTCTCTGCGCCTGAACCAGATTCGCAGGTAATCTGGCACGCCTGTAAGTGTCAAAGTACGCTAAACTTGCACACATTCCTGGTGTGCTTATCCCAGCAGAGATGGCCAAACCCACCACTCTCCTCCACGCAGCTTGTCTCTGAACCATCTCTTTAGCAAAATCAGGATCAACCACTAAGCTTGCCAAGCTCGGGTTTCTCTGGTAAGCTTTCTTGATCCTGTCCAAGAAAACCGCCCTGATGATACACCCGCCTTTCCAGATCCTAGCCATTTCACCCAGATTCAAGTCCCACCCTTTCTCTAAACTCTTAGCCCTAAGCAAATTCATCCCTTGAGCATAACTACAGATCTTAGAAGCATACAAAGCTTGCCTCACATCATCAATCAACCTCTTCTTATCAACTCCACGAGACGCAGAACCAATATCCTCCTTCAATCCAGCTTCTTCCAACACTTTAGCAGCATTCTCCCTCTCATCCTTCAATCCACTCAAGTACCTACAATCCAACGACGCAGCAATAGTCGGCGCCGCAACAGAAAGCTCAGCCGCCTGCTGAACCGTCCATTTACCAGTACCTTTCATACCAGTCTTATCCAAAATCTTATCCACTAACTCTCCATCACCATAATCATCCTTAACCCTAAATATATCCGAAGTAATCTCAACCAAGAAACTCTCAAGCTCACCTCGATTCCACTCCGTAAAGATCTCCGCAAGCTCCTCATTGCTCAACCCACCAACGTTCTTCAACACATCGTAAGCCTCCGAAATCAGCTGCATATCACCGTATTCAATCCCATTATGAACCATTTTCACAAAATTCCCAGATCCACCTTCTCCAATGTAAGTCACACAAGGACCATCCTCAACCTGAGCAGCTACTTTCTCAAGAATATCTTTAACATTGTTATACGCAGTGAAGGATCCACCAGGCATAAGCGAAGGACCGTTACGAGCTCCTTCTTCACCACCAGATACTCCCATACCTAAATAAAGCAATCctttcttctcagcttcaaCGATTCGTCGCTCCGTGTTCTGATACCACTCATTACCACCGTCGATGATGCAATCACCAGGCTCCATGTACTCGGAGAGTGCTGAGATAGTTTGGTCAACGGGAGCACCGGCTTTGACGAGGATGATGACGGATCTAGGTCGCTGGATCGAGAGAACGAAATCGCGAGGAGAGTATTGACCGGCGACTCGGAGCTTTCCTTCATCGGAGGCACGATCTAATGTTTCGTCGACTTTGGAAGTGGTTCGATTGTAGACTGAGATCGGGAACCCTTTCTCGGCGATGTTTAAGGCGAGGTTTTGTCCCATGACTGCGAGACCGGCGAGACCGATGCGAGATAGAGCGACGGACTCCATTgttgagagatagagagaggttGGGGTTTAGACGGAGGTTGGTGGTGATGAGgggagcgagagagagagtggcGGAGATATTTATACGGTGAAAGTGACGGACTCGTCGATGGAGTCAAGAGACAAGCAAAAAGGCTCTACTGACTTAACAAACTGGTgaagcgttttttttttaatttttaatctcgATCGTTTTGTTAGGTGAAGAAGACGCTGACCTCAACGACGacgttttaatttattaattttggaaACGTTCGGTTTTGATTTAACCGAGTCGAATTGGTCCCATCTGAACCAAACTAgggaaaaaatccaaaaatttataGCAGAGCCAGGTTTCGATCCTGGGACCTGTGGGTTATGGGCCCACCACGCTTCCGCTGCGCCACTCTgctattttaaatattgatctcttattcaaatatataaaaaacttaaaacaagaGAATATGGAAACAAAATTCATATGCATTTTGAGatatgagagatttttttttttttttttttttgataatcaagatatgagagatttgtttttgggttgttgtttgtttgcgAAAATctaatgaaagaagaagacgaacacGATGATGCGTTTGCGGCTAAACTATGCATGTCAACTTATAGATAATACCTATAACCAAGATTTTTTGCCGGCTTAACGACCGgcgtatcattttttttaatcattattttgACTTTCTTCTGTTACAAAAGATTCTTTGTTTACAGATAGGGACAAAACTCTTTTCAACAATGGCTGAGATGATATATAGTTTTGGCTTCTCTGCGGAAACATAGAGCTCTGTGAAGAGGAtgacaacaagaagaagaacactttGCTCGACTCCTTGAGAAGAGGAAGATTTAGAGTTTCTTGTCTACCGGGAAAAGTCAACATAACCGGCTCTCGGGGCCCATTGCTTCTATCCTAAAAGCTTTCTACCAGGTTTGACCAAGCTTAGAGATTTGGGAGAACATTGATTTCGATCGTGAGGCTTTTAAATTACCTCTAGAAGTGATTGTTTTCCTACTGTGGAAACATTCTGGGTGCAAAGTGCGAGAGATGATGGCTTGTTTCTTGCGAAAGAAACGGTGTATGAAAGGTAAACTCTCATGGAGGTCCAAGAAGAGAGATTCGTCTCCTTCCCGTAACTGGACACCAGAAGATGACGATGTTGATGGAAAAATCGTATTCTTTGGAGGAAGTAACTATACCTTTGATTTGGATGATTTGTTGGCTGCATCTGCAGAAATTTTGGGGAAAGGTGTTTCTGCTACAACCTACAAGGTAGCTGTGGAGGACACGGTCACAGTAGTAGTGAAGAGATTGGAGGAGGTGGTTGTGGGAAGAAGTGCGTTTGAGCAACAAATGGAGATCGTTGGTAGAATCAGGCATGAAAATGTAGCTGAGCTTAAAGCCTACTACTATTCCAAAAACGACAAGCTCGCTGTCTACAGCTACTACAGTAAAGGAAACCTATTTGAGATGCTGCACGGTAAGTTATCTCCGTTTTTTCCCTTGGTCCTATATTCCTCTGGTCTGCCTCTGAACTCAACTTTTGCAGGAGATAAAGGAGAGAACAGAGTACCTCTAGATTGGGAGTCGCGGTTAAGAATCGCCATAGGTGCAGCAAGAGGGTTGGCTATGATCCATGACGCAGACGATGGGAGGTTTGTCCATGGGAACATCAAAACCTCCAATATCTTCATCGACTCGCAATGCAACGGCTGCATCTGTGATCTCGGCTTAACAC
It encodes the following:
- the LOC104724533 gene encoding probably inactive receptor-like protein kinase At5g41680, giving the protein MMACFLRKKRCMKGKLSWRSKKRDSSPSRNWTPEDDDVDGKIVFFGGSNYTFDLDDLLAASAEILGKGVSATTYKVAVEDTVTVVVKRLEEVVVGRSAFEQQMEIVGRIRHENVAELKAYYYSKNDKLAVYSYYSKGNLFEMLHGDKGENRVPLDWESRLRIAIGAARGLAMIHDADDGRFVHGNIKTSNIFIDSQCNGCICDLGLTPIMRSLPQTTLRSSGYHAPEITDTRKSTQFSDVYSFGVVLLELLTGKSPASPLSQDDDEENMDLASWIRSVVWEEWTGEVFDNELMRQMGIQEEMVEMLQIGLACVALKPQDRPHITHVVQMIQDIPTL
- the LOC104724532 gene encoding 6-phosphogluconate dehydrogenase, decarboxylating 2, chloroplastic-like; this encodes MESVALSRIGLAGLAVMGQNLALNIAEKGFPISVYNRTTSKVDETLDRASDEGKLRVAGQYSPRDFVLSIQRPRSVIILVKAGAPVDQTISALSEYMEPGDCIIDGGNEWYQNTERRIVEAEKKGLLYLGMGVSGGEEGARNGPSLMPGGSFTAYNNVKDILEKVAAQVEDGPCVTYIGEGGSGNFVKMVHNGIEYGDMQLISEAYDVLKNVGGLSNEELAEIFTEWNRGELESFLVEITSDIFRVKDDYGDGELVDKILDKTGMKGTGKWTVQQAAELSVAAPTIAASLDCRYLSGLKDERENAAKVLEEAGLKEDIGSASRGVDKKRLIDDVRQALYASKICSYAQGMNLLRAKSLEKGWDLNLGEMARIWKGGCIIRAVFLDRIKKAYQRNPSLASLVVDPDFAKEMVQRQAAWRRVVGLAISAGISTPGMCASLAYFDTYRRARLPANLVQAQRDLFGAHTYERTDRPGAYHTEWTKLARKSH